The following coding sequences are from one Humulus lupulus chromosome X, drHumLupu1.1, whole genome shotgun sequence window:
- the LOC133805716 gene encoding uncharacterized protein LOC133805716, producing the protein MHANFKKQFPGLLLKQMMWAAARATTKVEWKNRMNEIKQENFKAYEWLMKKNPEEWTKSHFREHVKCDLLINNLCESFNNAILDARDKSIITLLENIRHWMMSLFCNRRMSVSKWVHPVSKRIMDIIEKNKNVAKHCFPMLAGGGKFQVNLLQSINDQSFVVNLETKTCTCRLFQLSGIPCGHALAAIWFSNLDPVGFIDDYYKRQAYEETYATPIEPMPSPDKWPDTGLNPIHPPTETILPGRPKKSRNKEADEPPPTTATKARRVGQVNHCSNCKQTGHSRVTCKNATMEPARQKKRGRPPSQNPTTETIKRKERAKRQKQRNGGSTSQTN; encoded by the exons ATGCATGCcaatttcaagaagcaattccctGGACTCTTACTTAAGCAAATGATGTGGGCCGCTGCAAGGGCAACAACTAAAGTGGAATGGAAAAATAGGATGAATGAAATTAAGCAAGAGAATTTCAAGGCGTATGAATGGCTGATGAAAAAAAACCCAGAAGAATGGACCAAGTCTCATTTCAGGGAGCATGTGAAATGTGACCTTCTTATTAATAACCTCTGTGAAAGTTTCAACAATGCCATTCTTGATGCCAGAGATAAATCTATTATCACTTTGCTAGAAAATATTAGGCATTGGATGATGAGTTTGTTCTGCAATAGAAGAATGAGTGTCTCTAAGTGGGTGCATCCTGTTTCCAAAAGAATTATGGACATCATTGAGAAAAACAAGAATGTTGCTAAGCATTGTTTCCCTATGCTTGCTGGAGGTGGTAAGTTCCAGGTAAATTTATTGCAAAGCATCAATGATCAGTCATTTGTTGTGAACTTGGAAACGAAAACATGCACATGTAGGCTATTCCAATTGTCTGGCATACCATGTGGGCATGCTTTAGCTGCTATCTGGTTTTCAAACCTAGATCCAGTGGGATTCATAGATGACTACTACAAGAGGCAAGCATATGAAGAAACTTATGCGACACCAATCGAACCAATGCCTAGCCCAGATAAGTGGCCTGACACTGGTCTGAATCCGATACATCCTCCAACAGAGACAATTTTACCTGGAAGGCCTAAAAAGTCTAGAAACAAAGAGGCAGATGAACCACCACCTACTACTGCAACAAAGGCTAGGAGAGTTGGCCAAGTTAATCACTGCAGCAATTGTAAGCAAACAGGCCATTCACGAGTAACATGCAAGAATGCAACTATGGAG CCTGCAAGGCAAAAAAAGAGAGGAAGACCACCATCTCAGAATCCTACTACTGAAACTATTAAAAGGAAGGAGCGAGCTAAGAGACAGAAGCAAAGGAATGGTGGTTCCACATCTCAGACCAACTAA